The proteins below come from a single Ictalurus furcatus strain D&B chromosome 15, Billie_1.0, whole genome shotgun sequence genomic window:
- the fignl2 gene encoding fidgetin-like protein 2: MLSPIVPYSLLKMHWNPEHAQPLSQWPEQHLDVSSTTSSPAHKPELYSARGRGSYSYAWANDDISALTASNLLKRYAEKYSGVLDSAYERPAVGAYPEPGAFGALNGSQKNELEPWPLSHSTDSTYPLVPPSTHDGLKVAPAPTMPPGSGSVSAGSSNLSDSGYSGSSSCSGPHSSDYPPSYNGTYLSSGYCPQGSSALPTAPLHALQSGPTLLPSYTPSAPVYNYPPATYPHQTSLAPTYSHPTPPYLPSGIAAPTPITSRPTVVGGSYSYQNSSLGSSETAGSLKRKAFEMTPEEEEGDGNSRYRKYSYEALKSGGDSPYSVGDKAECRGNGFVAANADPQAFKPTKPGSQPGIAGDEVGKYSGLKPLLSPAYGTAGDYSPPTAMTGENGGAEHGFLQQQRSLKRSEPLKSTEQRLLEVVNNELQDCTLPPLWSDLVGHARLKAVLEEELLWPALRSDSSVRPPRTALLFGPRGGGKATLVHSMATQLGATFFRLSGATLVSKWKAEAEQLLGMLFSVASARQPAVLLLSELEAFEDDEGLRQQLQAQLEKVQRGLVLVVCSTRHPELLKEPLLHCMAKRYHVSLPDGSGRRQLLLQALGPHGCSLSEQELAAVLQRCDGFTVRELLQLGQQVLASASASGTGQMHGLGAPLSSPAFKDFESAFCKVRPQGAPKELDTCMEWSKVYSH, from the exons ATGCTGAGTCCTATTGTTCCCTATA GTCTGTTGAAGATGCACTGGAACCCGGAGCATGCCCAGCCCCTGAGCCAGTGGCCCGAGCAGCATTTGGATGTGTCCTCCACCACTTCCTCACCCGCCCACAAACCTGAGTTGTATTCGGCACGTGGCCGCGGGTCCTATAGCTATGCCTGGGCCAATGACGACATCTCAGCCCTCACTGCCTCCAACCTGCTTAAGCGCTATGCCGAAAAGTACTCAGGTGTGCTGGATTCAGCCTATGAGCGCCCTGCTGTGGGTGCCTACCCTGAGCCTGGCGCCTTTGGGGCTCTCAATGGCAGCCAGAAGAATGAACTGGAGCCCTGGCCCCTCTCACACAGCACTGATTCAACTTACCCTTTGGTTCCCCCCTCTACCCACGATGGTCTGAAGGTGGCACCTGCACCCACAATGCCACCTGGCTCAGGCAGCGTCTCTGCAGGCAGCAGCAATCTGTCAGATTCAGGCTACAGTGGGAGCAGTTCATGCAGTGGTCCCCATTCCAGTGACTACCCGCCCAGCTACAATGGTACCTACCTCTCGTCAGGATACTGCCCCCAAGGCAGCTCAGCACTTCCAACAGCACCACTTCATGCCCTGCAGTCTGGGCCCACCCTCTTGCCCAGTTACACACCCTCTGCACCTGTTTATAACTACCCCCCTGCTACCTACCCCCACCAGACCAGCCTCGCGCCCACCTACAGCCACCCAACTCCCCCTTACCTTCCGTCTGGTATAGCTGCTCCAACCCCCATCACTTCACGGCCTACAGTGGTAGGAGGTAGCTACAGTTACCAGAACAGTAGCCTGGGCAGCTCGGAGACAGCAGGTTCACTAAAGAGGAAGGCATTTGAAATGACCCCTGAAGAGGAAGAGGGGGATGGGAATTCACGCTATAGGAAATATAGCTATGAAGCCTTAAAGTCTGGTGGAGACTCACCATACAGTGTGGGTGACAAAGCAGAATGCAGAGGGAATGGGTTTGTTGCTGCAAATGCAGACCCACAGGCATTCAAGCCCACCAAACCTGGGTCTCAGCCAGGCATTGCAGGTGACGAGGTGGGCAAATACAGTGGCCTGAAGCCTCTGCTTTCGCCAGCATATGGAACAGCTGGTGACTACAGCCCCCCAACAGCCATGACAGGAGAGAACGGAGGAGCCGAGCATGGATTTCTACAGCAACAGCGTTCACTCAAGCGTTCTGAGCCGCTGAAGAGTACAGAGCAGCGACTGTTGGAGGTGGTAAACAATGAGCTACAGGACTGCACGCTTCCTCCACTGTGGTCAGATCTAGTTGGCCATGCTCGTCTTAAAGCAGTTCTGGAAGAGGAGCTGCTGTGGCCAGCACTGCGCTCTGACAGTTCCGTTCGGCCTCCCCGAACAGCACTACTGTTTGGACCACGAGGAGGTGGCAAAGCTACACTGGTGCACTCCATGGCCACTCAGCTTGGGGCCACTTTCTTCAGGCTGAGTGGTGCCACGTTGGTTTCGAAGTGGAAGGCTGAGGCCGAGCAGCTTCTGGGCATGCTATTCTCAGTGGCTTCAGCGCGCCAGCCAGCGGTATTGCTGCTGAGTGAGTTAGAGGCCTTCGAGGATGACGAGGGTCTCAGACAGCAGCTGCAGGCTCAGTTGGAGAAGGTGCAGCGTGGCTTGGTGCTGGTGGTGTGTTCCACGCGCCACCCAGAGCTTTTGAAAGAGCCACTGCTGCACTGCATGGCCAAGCGCTACCATGTCAGCCTGCCGGATGGTAGTGGGCGCAGGCAGCTGCTGCTGCAAGCTCTTGGGCCTCATGGCTGCAGTCTGAGTGAACAGGAGCTGGCTGCTGTGCTACAGCGTTGCGATGGATTCACTGTACGTGAACTGCTCCAGCTCGGTCAGCAGGTCCTGGCTTCAGCATCAGCTTCAGGCACTGGTCAGATGCACGGCCTTGGTGCTCCCCTCTCCTCGCCAGCCTTCAAAGACTTCGAGAGCGCTTTCTGCAAGGTGCGACCGCAAGGGGCACCCAAAGAACTGGACACTTGTATGGAATGGAGCAAGGTGTATAGCCACTAA